From a region of the Kwoniella mangroviensis CBS 8507 chromosome 1 map unlocalized Ctg01, whole genome shotgun sequence genome:
- a CDS encoding nitrite reductase [NAD(P)H], large subunit, producing MKPISGDSSSSRAPEDRIQVMVVGLGMVGIAFIEKMLTLDVAGKYFIRTCGEEPVVAYNRVGLTEYFQHRNVEDLYLNDVSWYAKQNPEHFAFHIDEQVIHIDSENKIVKTSKSKAFKYDILVLATGSVASLPPYMTPERAKSVKGVFVYRSIADLEAIIKYGERPEVKRASVVGGGLLGLEAAKAVYDMKVPEVSILIRQDYPLNRQLDPSAGELVLKKIENMGVEVKTRCEPSSIVTRTTDERHELFEGFDIKGEKVESDMVIFAIGIQPRDDLARDSGIEVEPKGGIKVGDDLQTSAKGVYAIGECASWRGNFYGLIAPGVEMADILAFNLTQTEGTAAHVPRSMNPPDLSTRLKLMGVDVASFGDYFADIRANQKPKPKGDPVADGEVAISQPKPSKHRKLAADGPIQCLTYHDPFSATYKKYIFTQDGQHLLGGMMIGDVGDFTKLVAITKKKKKLDVPPSDFILGAKKSGEDDGGDLDDDAVVCSCHNVTKGAIGSCVKSGLTDLSQVKTKTKAGSGCGGCVPMVTNIFKAEMKKSGHKVSTALCPHFKMSRQDLFQIIKIKKLKDFATINETVGTPGTIGCEICKPAVASILSSLYNEHVMKVEHHHNQDTNDRFLANIQRNGTFSVVPRIPGGEISPDKLVAIGKIASEYGLYTKITGGQRIDLFGASKPDLPDIWAKLHAAGLESGHAYGKSLRTVKSCVGTTWCRFGVGDSVGLAIDLENRYRGVRSPHKFKGGVSGCVRECAEAQSKDFGLIATDKGWNIFVGGNGGMKPRHAQLFAQDVPPSKVVRIIDRYLMYYIRTADRLVRTAPWLESLEGGIEKLRKVILEDELGICADLDAEMDNLIGTYEDEWKKAVEDPETRKRFRQFVNTDERRPAIDIIEERGQKRAADWPRDFPSQKFDSSHLLTPENEWKWVKLANIEDLQVNDRNTTSVAVRYGSDTQLAIFHVPHKGFYATQQMCPHKRAFVLDHGIVGDDKNGNLYVSCPLHKRNFNLDNGDCTNDESLKILTFQAKIDESGQFVEVKLPPEEDLDSVIGSSKWMVKKATAEAFGRNAATAIEIVEPSGELEKGANTKTNGNGCSSGGCGDSALEW from the exons ATGAAACCTATCAGTGGTGACTCTAGCTCGTCCAGAGCACCGGAGGATAGGATAcaggtgatggtggttgGTTTGGGGATGGTTGGAATCG CTTTCATTGAAAAGATGCTTACTCTAGATGTCGCTGGAAAGTATTTCATCAGGACTTGTGGTGAAGAACCTGTTGTAGCCTATAACAGAGTGGGATTGACCG AATACTTTCAACATCGAAATGTCGAGGACCTATATCTGAACGACGTATCATGGTATGCAAAGCAGAATCCAGAGCATTTCGCGTTTCACATCGATGAACAG GTGATCCATATCGACTCGGAGAACAAAATAGTCAAGACTTCGAAATCAAAAGCTTTCAA ATACGATATACTAGTCCTGGCAACCGGCTCTGTCGCTAGTTTACCTCCATACATGACTCCTGAAAGAGCGAAGAGCGTCAAAGGTGTTTTTGTTTATCGAAGTATCGCAGATCTCGAGGCAATCATCAAATACGGCGAACGACCAGAGGTGAAACGCGCTTCAGTCGTTGGGGGTGGG CTTTTAGGTTtggaagctgccaaagcagTGTACGACATGAAAGTACCCGAGGTCTCAATCCTCATTCGACAAGATTACCCATTAAATCGACAGCTCGATCCCTCCGCTGGAGAGCTGGTGCTGAAAAAGATTGAAAACATGGGTGTAGAAGTGAAGACGCGTTGCGAACCATCTTCGATAGTTACTCGTACCACTGACGAGAGACATGAACTATTCGAAGGTTTCGATATCAAAGGCGAGAAAGTCGAATCGGATATGGTCATTTTCGCTATTGGAATCCAACCGCGAGATGATCTGGCTAGAGATAGTGGGATCGAAGTGGAGCCTAAAGGTGGTATCAAAGTAGGGGACGACCTTCAGACTAGTGCTAAAGGTGTTTATGCAATTGGAGAATGTGCGAGTTGGAGAGGTAACTTTTATGGATTGATTGCTCCTGGTGTGGAAATGGCAGATATTCTGGCGTTCAACTTG ACCCAGACGGAAGGAACTGCTGCACACGTCCCTCGATCGATGAACCCACCAGACCTATCAACCCGTCTGAAGCTCATGGGAGTAGACGTAGCTTCCTTTGGAGATTACTTCGCGGATATCCGAGCGAACCAaaaacccaaacccaaggGTGATCCAGTGGCAGATGGCGAAGTGGCGATATCCCAACCTAAGCCAAGCAAACATCGTAAACTGGCTGCTGACGGTCCAATCCAATGTCTAACTTACCATGATCCATTCTCGGCCACATATAAGAAATATATCTTCACGCAGGATGGTCAACATCTTTTGGGTGGTATGATGATTGGAGATGTTGGTGATTTTACCAAGCTGGTCGCAATCACCAAGAAAAAG AAAAAGCTTGATGTGCCACCTTCCGATTTCATCCTGGGTGCGAAGAAGTCTggcgaggatgatggtggtgatttggatgatgatgcggtGGTTTGTTCATGCCAT AATGTGACAAAGGGGGCTATAGGATCTTGCGTCAAGTCAGGTCTTACAGATCTCAGTCAGGTCAAAACCAAGACCAAAGCTGGCTCAGGCTGTGGAGGTTGCGTACCAATGGTGACCAACATCTTCAAAGCCGAAATGAAGAAATCAGGTCATAAAGTATCCACAGC CCTTTGTCCGCATTTTAAGATGTCTCGACAAGATTTATTCCAAataatcaaaatcaagaaacTGAAAGATTTCGCTACGATAAATGAAACTGTTGGTACGCCCGGTACGATAGGTTGTGAGATTTGTAAACCTGCCGTGGCATCGATATTGTCAAGTTTATATAACGAACATGTCATGAAAGTCGAGCATCATCATAACCAAGATACCAATGATAG ATTTTTGGCGAATATACAGAGAAATGGAACTTTCAGTGTAGTGCCTCGTATACCAGGTGGAGAGATCAGTCCAGATAAGTTGGTTGCTATAGGTAAGATAGCAAGTGAATATGGATTATACACGAAGATTACCGGTG GCCAACGTATCGATCTTTTCGGAGCATCCAAGCCTGATTTACCGGATATCTGGGCTAAACTCCACGCGGCAGGATTAGAATCAGGTCATGCTTATGGAAAGTCTCTGAGGACCGTCAAGTCATGTGTAGGGACCACATGGTGTAGATTTGGTGTAGGTGACTCTGTCGGCCTAGCAATTGATCTGGAGAATAGGTACAGAGGTGTCAGAA GTCCACATAAGTTCAAAGGTGGCGTTTCGGGCTGTGTGAGGGAATGTGCGGAAGCGCAGAGTAAAGATTTCGGATTGATAGCTACTGATAAAGGGTGGAATA TCTTTGTCGGAGGAAATGGAGGTATGAAACCTCGACATGCTCAATTATTCGCTCAGGATGTGCCACCGTCAAAAGTGGTTCGgatcatcgatcgatat TTGATGTACTACATCAGAACCGCTGATAGGTTAGTACGTACCGCACCATGGCTAGAATCGTTAGAGGGCGGAATAGAG AAACTTCGGAAAGTCATCCTAGAAGACGAATTGGGTATATGTGCAGATTTAGACGCAGAGATGGACAATCTCATAGGTACATacgaagatgaatggaagaaggCTGTTGAAGATCCGGAAACTAGAAAGAGGTTTAGGCAATTTGTCAATACG GACGAACGTAGACCTGCTATTGATATtattgaagaaagaggtcaaaAGAGAGCTGCAGATTGGCCAAGGGATTTCCCCTCTCAGAAATTCGATTCGTCCCATTTACTTACCCCTGAGAACGAGTGGAAATGGGTTAAGTTGGCGAATATTGAAGATTTACAAGTCAATGATAGGAATACAAC GAGCGTCGCAGTCCGTTATGGATCTGATACCCAATTGGCGATCTTCCACGTACCTCATAAGGGATTTTATGCTACTCAACAGATGTGTCCACATAAGAGAGCTTTCGTATTGGATCACGGAATCGTGggagatgataagaatgGTAATTTATATGTATCTTGTCC ATTACACAAACGTAATTTCAACTTGGATAATGGAGATTGTACGAATGACGAATCACTTAAAATCTTGACTTTCCAAGCTAAGATTGATGAAAGTGGGCAATTCGTTGAAGTCAAGCTACCTCCTGAGGAAGATCTCGATAGTGTCATTGGTTCATCCaaat GGATGGTTAAGAAAGCCACAGCAGAAGCATTCGGTAGGAATGCAGCTACTGCTATTGAAATTGTTGAACCATCGggtgaattggagaaaggaGCGAATACTAAAaccaatgggaatggatgTTCGTCGGGCGGTTGTGGTGATTCCGCTTTGGAATGGTAG